A segment of the Agrobacterium tumefaciens genome:
CGATCTTCAATCCGCATCGTTACACGCTGGAAGAAGGCGGCATGAAGCAGACGGACAAGGTGCAGCTTGCCTTCAAGAAGGAAACTGATCCCAAGGGCCTTCTGAACCCTGGCAAGATGATCGCCTGGGAAAATCCGAACTTTGATTTCAAGGCTGGAACCAATTACCTTTTCCCGGGACTTTCCGCCTTTGCGGAAGCACAGGAGGCCTGAGAAACAGGTAACGGCAACCACATATATTTCTTCCGAAGGTACTCCCGAACCCTCGCTCAACAGGCGCGGGTTTCGCACCTGACAAATGGTGGGGTGAACGGCGATGCGAAAAGAGCAAGATGCTCGAACAGCGGATCGTCATTTATCAGGAAAACGGCGCGGAAAAGTTTTCAACCTCATGCCGGGACGATGTTCGCCCGGCTGATGACATGGAGCTTTGTCATGCGCGTTCTCGTACTGCATTCACACCCGCTGGAAGAGAGTTATGGGCGGGCGCTTTTTCACCAGACTTGCGAAAGCCTGAAAAAAGCGGGCCACGATGTCGATGCCTGCAATCTCTATGAGGAGCGTTTTGACCCTGTTCTGTCCGCACACGACCGGCGCGTCTATCATGACGTTCCTCAAAACGCCGATCTGGTGCGGTCCTATTGCGAAAGGCTGCTTGCGGCCGAAGGGCTGGTGATCTGCACACCGGTCTGGAATTTCGGTTTCCCGGCAATGCTCAAAGGCTATTTCGATCGCGTATGGCTGCCAGGTGTATCCTTTGCGTTGCAGGATGGCAGGCTGACGCCAACGCTCCGACATATCCGCAAACTCGCAGCTGTCATGACCTATGGCGCCACACCCATGCGCGCCTTTCTGGCCGGCAACCCACCCAAACGCATCGTCAAGCGTGTACTTCGCGGGCAGATAAAGCTCGGCGCCCCGGTCAGATTTCTCGCGCACTACGACATGAACAATTGCACCGCCGAGACCCGCTCTGCCTTCATGGAAAAGGTCAAACGGGAAATGGAGCATTTCTGACGGAGCGGAGGAGACCGCTATCGGGAGCGTGAAAGAAGGCAGATGTAACCTCGCACTCCACGCTTTCGCCCTTTCCCCGACACAAGGATTTTCAGATGGTTAACAGATCCTCGATGCGCGGCATTTGAATTAACCTTGTCTTAAAACCCCACGTTAATCGTTACCAATTTAAAAACGACGGAACGAAAGGGTTCCGTGATGCGTGGCGTATTTGCCGTTGTTCTGCTGATGACTGTTCTGGCTGGCTGCGCGACAGCGCCGTCCCAGATCACCAATGCCTGTGCAATCTTCGAGCAGCGGAACGGCATCTTCAACAACTGGCAACGAGACGCGAAAGCCGCAGAACGTGAGTTCGGTGTACCAGTCCCGGTCATGATGGCGACGATTTATACCGAATCCAGCTTCCGGCCTTATGCTCGCCCGCCACGCACCAAGCTTCTTGGCTTCATTCCGTGGAAACGCCAATCGACAGCCTACGGATACGCACAGGCACTGGATGGTACGTGGGAAGTCTACAAGCGCGAGACGGGACGCTGGTCCGCCAGCCGCACCGATTTTACCGATGCCATTCACTTTGTCGGCTGGTATCACGCCAAGAGCCGCCGTGAGAACGGCATCGCGCTGAACGATCCCTACAACCTCTACCTCGCCTATTATTCCGGTCATGCCGGCTATTCGAAGGGAAGCTGGCGCAATAATTCCGGCGTCCAGAAAGCCGCTCGCCGTTCCGCCAATATGGCGATGCGTTACGAGTCCCAACTGCAGAAATGCGGCTATCGTTGATAGCAGCAGGGCGATCGTGTTGTGATCGCGAGGGCGGCTTGCGCCCTCAACGCTACGGCAAATTGATCAAACGACCTTGGCGGCCGTAACCTCCACTTCGACCAGAAACTCCGGGCGGGTAAATCCCGACACGATGATCAGCGTGGATACCGGCTTGGGGTCGAGCGTATAACGATCACGCACTGCCATATAGGGTGCAAAATCTTCTCGCTTCGTCACAAAACCAGAAATACGGATGACATCCGCAAAGGTCATGTCTGCGTCTTCGAGGATCGCCTTGATCGCTTCGAAACAAAGTTCGGCCTGAGCCGAGACATCAGCGGGAACGGCATCATCCAGACCAATGCCGAGTTGCCCGGAAGTGACCAGCAGCGACGCGCCAGGCGGCACCAGAAGACCATGATTGTAATTGCCGAAGGGCTTGCGCACGGACGGCGGATTGAAAGTCATTTTGCTCATGAAAAACTACCGGAACAGGGGGAGGAACTGTTCCGGCAGTATCGGCAAGGCGGGAGATCGTCGCAAGCCGAATATGAGTGTCAGGCCGAATAAGGCGCCACGAAATCGCGGATTGCGTCGATCTCGTTCGAACGGATCTCATGTCCGCCCGGATGCCAGATCGTTTCAACCGAACCACCCTGCGCTTTCAGATAGGTTTCAAGTGACTTTGTCAGAGGAACCGGGCAGATCGGATCACGCTCGCCGGCTGTCAGTAGTACCCGACGTGATGGTTTGGCGGCAGCCGGTTTTGGCGCGAACGGGATCAGCGGATGCATCAAAACCGCAGCATCGAAGAGATCGGGGTCTTCAATCAGCACATTGGCAAGAATGTTCGCACCATTCGAAAATCCGAGACCGATGACCGGTCCGGCCTGGTAGTGGTCACGGTTCGCTCTTACGAAATCAGCAAGTTTGGTCGTCGCACGCTGCAGGTCAATCATATCGTAGACGCCCTCTCCGGTTCGCCGGAAAAAGCGCGCCGCGCCATGTTCGGAAACATCTCCGAGTGGCGAAACAACCGTGGCCTGTGGCAAAAGCCGACTGCCAAAATCGAAAAACTGGTTTTCATCGCCACCCGTACCGTGCAGCACGATAAAAAGTGGTTGGCCCGCAGCCCCTGCCCGAGCTTTGTGAAAATAAGTGTCCTGGCCCATAAATAATATCCTTCCGTTTCCCGCCCCGATCGCTCAGGCTTGGCCACCCGTCCAGATGGCGCGCAGGCCCTCGGCCTAACCCGAGGGCGACGGTTTTCGTGTTTGTTTCCAACGATCGAAAAGCCGGTCCTTATGCCTCTTTTTCGTCGCCCAGCGGTTCGAGATGCTCTTCCAGAACGGAACGCAGATGCGCGTGCTGGGTCGGCAACTTCAGTGCTTCACCGAGATGGGCCGTGTCTTCGTCACGATCGAAACCCGGCTCGTTCGTTGCCACTTCGAACAACACACCGCCTGGTGTGCGGAAGTAGATGGCCCAGAAGTAATCGCGATCGATAACAGGCGTGACCTGATACCCCGTGTCCATCAGTGCCTTACGGACCTCGAGTTGCTTTTCGCGATTTTCGACAGCGAAGGCGATGTGATGCACCGAGCCCGCGCCGAGTTTGGCGCCGGAAATATTCGGCATGGTCTCGATATCGATGAAATCCGCACCATTGCCGCCGGGCATACCAAGACGCAACACGCCATCCTGACGATCAACTTCCTGATAACCCATGAACTTCAACAGCTCAGCGGTCGCACCTTCATCGCGCAGTCGAAGCGAGGCACCCTGGAAACCGCGGATTGCCTGATCTTCTCCGACGCCGTTGCCTGTCCACTGTGGACGCGCATCGTCGCGAACCTCAACAAGGGCAAAACCATCGCCATCAGGACCAGCAAAATGCAGGCGCCTGTTGCCGAAGGCCTCATCAGCCTTCAAGCCGTCAACACCAGCCTTGGAAAGGCGGTCCTGCCAGTATCCAAGTGAACCCTCGGGAACAGAAAACAGCGTGGTACCAACTTCGCCGGTGCCCGGACGTCCGCGAGCGATATGCGGGAACGGGAAATAGGTCATGACCGAGCCCGGCGTGCCGACTTCGTCACCGTAGTAGAGGTGATAGACATCCGGCGCGTCAAAGTTGACGGTCTTCTTGACCCGGCGAAGGCCAAGCGTATCGGTAAAGAAGCTGTTGTTCTGGCGCGCACTCGCAGCCATTGACGTGACGTGGTGCAAACCTTTGATCTGGTCAATCATAATAAACCCCTTTGGCTCACTGGCTCCCGAAACGGAGCCGTCCGTGTTTCATGAGCCAAAGATGGGGCAAGACGATCGGATCGTATAGAGAGAACAATCCGAACGGATTGTTCACAAAATAGCACCAAGCCGTAGCAGCAGTCTTGAACGCTGCCGTTCAGTGGTCGTCAGACGCACCCATCGTCCAATATCCGACAGACCGCAACGAGGCTTTGGGAATACCGACTTCATCCGTCAGAAATGCTTTGGCAGCACGTGCTTCGCTTTTTTCGCAGGCAACGAAAACATGCTGACCATCGTGGTTCTCTGCGAAGGCATGGCCGCGCAGAGCCTGCTCGATCAGACCCGATGTTCCCGCCGGCTTGCCACGACGATAGAGCCAGGTCCATTCGACGTCGGCAGCGCAGACGACATCCTGACGCTCTGCCTCGTTGTCAATCTCCGCATAGACGCTGAGCTTTTTACCAGCCGGCATCTCCGCCGCCATCCGCAACATCACCGGCAGCGCCGTCTCGTCACCAGCAAACACATAACGGTCGGCCTCCGGGCAAACACCACTGGCACCGATTATGCCGACAACATCGCCTGGTTTCGCCGTCGCACCAAAATGCGCACCCGGCATGTGGTCGCCCTCGTGCATGACGAAATCGATATGAACTTCACCACCCTCGATATCACCTGATCGGATCGTATAGATACGCCGGGTCAACAGATCATCGCCTTCCGGCCAGATGATTGCTCCGGTTTGGGAAAGATAAGGCCAGACCGGCGCACGGCCCTGGTCGGGAACCAGAAGCAATCGGACATGCATGCCGCTGGTGACCAGTTTCTCAATGCCGTTTTCGACAGACACCACCAGACGACGCATGTTGGGTGTCAGGTTATAGGCGCGTGCAATCTTGCCGACGAAGAGATTGGGCAATTCGCGCTGATCCGCGCCATGGCCGACCCAACGGAAATCGAGACCTGTCTCGCCGGAAAACTCAACGATATGCTCCGCCACCATGGCCTTTACGGACATCAGCACGTTTTCAGACACGCAGTTGACCCGCGCCGCAAACCGGCCGCCCTCCGCGCTGAAGCTGCCGTGACCGTATTCCGCCTTGAAACGAACCGTCGCGCCATCGCGGCGCATATCCATATGCTCGGCGAAATGGTCCTCAAAGGCATTTACGATGGCGAGCGGATCGGCGAGTGCAACAGAGGTTTCAGCGGATAGAAGAGACACGGAAAACAAATCCTTCACTTTGTAGTCCGGTTATCTTTAATGCCGACAACCGCAAAGCGCAAAGAGATTTATGAGCCTCTAAAGAAGGTTTTTTTCACCACCTGCCACATCGGGCAACTGCCAATCGATCGGCTCACGCCCATGCGACGCAAGAAACTCATTGGCCTTGGAGAAATGGTGATTACCGAAAAAGCCATTATGCGCAGAAAGTGGCGATGGATGTGGTGAGCGCAGCACCAGATGCTTCGCCTGATCTACGAAGGCAGCTTTTTTCTGGGCGTAGGAGCCCCACAGAAGGAAAACGACGTGATCACACTCGTCGTTGACGGCACGGATCACGGCATCCGTGAACTTTTCCCAGCCCTGGCCTTGATGGGACGCGGCGCGAGCCTCTTCAACCGTCAGAACGCTGTTGAGCAAAAGAACGCCCTGCCTTGCCCAGCTTTCCAGAAAACCGTGACGGACCGGGCGAATACCGAGATCGCTCTGCAGCTCCTTGTAGATATTCACCAGAGACGGCGGGATACGGACACCGGGCTGCACCGAGAAACAGAGCCCGTGCGCCTGTCCCTGACCGTGATAGGGGTCCTGCCCGAGTATGACGACCTTGACCTCGTCAAGCGGCGTGAGATCAAGCGCCCGGAAATATTCCGGGCCTTTGGGAAAGATATGTTTGCCAGCCGTTTTTTCGGCGAGCAGGAAGTCTTTCAGCTTCTGCATATAGGGGCTGGCAAATTCAGGCGAGAGAACGCGTTTCCAGCTTTCTTCCAGTTTGACGCCTGCTTCTGCCATGAAAGCCCCTCTTACTTACTTGAACCGGTTGCCGCGTTGCAGCACTTCAATCTTGTATCCATCCGGATCGCAGATGAAGAAATATTTTGCAAATGGAGCGCCTTTGTAATCGGCCTCGATGATCTTGCCAGCCGACAGGCCAAGCTCGGTAAAGCGTTGATGCTCGGCTTCCACATCTGCAACGCTGACAGCAAGATGACCGTAACCGTCGCCCAGAGCGTAAGGCACTTCTCGTCCCTTGTTGACCGTCAGTTCAAGCTCGAAATCGCCCTCGGCATTGCTGAGATAGATGAGAGTGAAATTCTCGAACTCGGCGCGTTCCGCAACCTCAAGTCCGAAAGCCTGCCTGTAAAACTCCACCGAACGTTTTTCGTCCAGCACCCGGACCATCGAGTGGATTAGCTTGGCCATGGTGTTTTCCTTCTTCTTACCGCGTCGTGGCCGGTTATGCTCCGGACATCGCGGCAACGGGATAAAGACAGAGTGAGGTGCTTTCAACCCTTAAAGACGTCAGGACAGTTGCATCCCCGCAGAACGTGATAACGCAAACGTCGCGAAATTCCACTATCATGAGTAGTGCGCTCATGATATCGGCATGACTTATGCGCCTCCTATATCTCTGTCTTGGCTGGCTTATGGTCGCAACCGGCATCGTCGGCGCGTTTCTTCCCGTTTTGCCGACCACACCCTTTCTGCTGCTTGCCTTGTGGTTCTTTTCGCGCTCCTCGCCGAAGCTCGAAAGATGGCTGCTCACCCATTCGAAATTCGGCCCGCCATTAAGGCAGTGGAAGGAAAAGGGTGCAATTGCCCGAAAAGCGAAAATTGCTGCAATATCAGCTATGTCCGTGAGCTATACCGCTTTCTGGTTTTTGAGCGATCCGCCACCGCTGCGTGCCTTACTGGTTGGCGCCGTGATGCTGGGCTCCGGACTTTTCATCATCACCCGGCCAGACCCGGACGCTTGAGCGTGCCGCCGGGCGGCAGCACTCCCTCAGCGATGCCGCGACTGTGGTAGTACGTAGGGGATATGAGCGGCGGGCAGCCGTCCGACAACACCACCAATGCCGTAAACCCGCGCGATCGTATCGTCGCTGATCGTCTCGAAGGACGGCCCGCTGGCTGTGACCCGCCCGTCGTGCATGACGATAAGTTGATCGGCAAACTCCGCCGCAAGATTGAGGTCATGGAGGATAGCAAGAACCAGGCCGCCTGCCGAAGCAAAATCGCGCGCCGTTTCCAGCACCGCGATCTGATGGCCAATATCGAGGCTGGCGGTCGGCTCGTCCAGAAACAGGGCGCGAACCTCGCCATTTTCGACCGGATTGGGAACCTGCGCCAAAGCGCGGGCAAATTGCACCCGCTGTTGCTCGCCTCCAGAGAGAACATTGTAGGATCGCTGCTCGAAGCCGCGAAGTCCGGCCTTGGCAAGCGCCCGTCGAGCCTGATCTTCCGGCTTCAGCGCGCCTTGCGCCACCGCTCCCATGCGGACGATTTCCAGCGCCGTGAAGGGGAAGGCAAGCTGCGTGTTCTGCGGCAACACAGCCCGGACCCGCGCCAGTTGCGCGGGCTTGTAGACCGAGATGTCGATATCGTTGTAAGCGACGACACCCTGGTCAGCGCGCATCTCACCTGAGAGCACCTTCATCAAGGTGGATTTTCCCGCCCCGTTCGGACCAATGATGACATTGACCTTACCTGGTTTCAGATCAACGCCGACACCATCCAGGAGACGGCGACCAGAGCGGATGAGCGTGATATTTTCAGCCCGGATCATCAAAGGTTCCTCATGAATGTGCCGCCACGACCAAGCAGCAGAAAGAGGAAGACAGGGGCGCCGATAAGCGCTGTCACAACGCCGATCGGCAGTTCGGCAGGTGCAGCAACGGTGCGGGCAAAACTATCCGCCAAAAGCAGAAGCGCGGCTCCGCCAAGCGCCGACGCTGGCAACAGAAAACGGTGGGATGGACCGATCGCCAACCGTAGCAGGTGCGGCACGACGATCCCGACGAAACCGATAGAACCTGCAGCGGCAACACTTGCGCCACAAGCCGCCGCAACCGCCAGAATGACGATGCGTTTCAGCTTCTGCACCGGAATACCCATGTGGAAGGCAGCGGCATCACCGAGGATTAGCGCATCCAGCCCCTTGGCAACGAAGGGGATGATCGCGAGGACGACGACGATAAAAGGTAAGGTTGCCAGCACTTTGGTCGGTGTCGAACCGCTGAGCGACCCGAGCGACCAGAAGGTGATGTCACGCAGCGCCCGATCGTCGGCGACGAAGATCATCAGTCCCGTCAGCGCACCACTGATGGCAGCAACTGCGATACCAGCCAGGATGAGCGTTGTGGTGGAGGTCGCACCATCCTTGGTCGCAATCAAATAAAGCACCCAGGTATTGAGGAGGCCTCCGAAAAACGCCATGAATGGCAGGAAATGCGGGCCGAAGAAAATGGCGACAGAGGCGAGTACGCCTTCACTCAGCGAAATGGCTGCAACGGCAAAAAGTGCGGCACCAGAAGTGACGCCGACGATACCGGGGTCTGCCAGAGGATTGCGGAAAAGTCCTTGCATCATCGCACCCGAGACGGCAAGTCCCGCCCCGATCAGCAGACCCAGTGCCGTGCGGGGCAATCGTACCGCTTCGAGAATGACCTTTTCGCGTGCGTCGAGCCCTGCTGCACCACCCGTCAGATACACCCAGAGTTCCTTGATCCCGACACCGGTCGGCCCGGTCACGAGCGACACGATACAGGAGACCACCAGAAGACAGACGAGCAGAACCAGAACGACGACCGCGCGTCGCGATCTGTCACCCGGTATATGCTCTTCGGCTGAACTCAAGGCGGCGACCGTCACGGCTTGATGACCTCAGGATAAAGCTTGCTCGCCAGTTCGCGACCGGCCGCTGG
Coding sequences within it:
- a CDS encoding iron ABC transporter permease, which gives rise to MTVAALSSAEEHIPGDRSRRAVVVLVLLVCLLVVSCIVSLVTGPTGVGIKELWVYLTGGAAGLDAREKVILEAVRLPRTALGLLIGAGLAVSGAMMQGLFRNPLADPGIVGVTSGAALFAVAAISLSEGVLASVAIFFGPHFLPFMAFFGGLLNTWVLYLIATKDGATSTTTLILAGIAVAAISGALTGLMIFVADDRALRDITFWSLGSLSGSTPTKVLATLPFIVVVLAIIPFVAKGLDALILGDAAAFHMGIPVQKLKRIVILAVAAACGASVAAAGSIGFVGIVVPHLLRLAIGPSHRFLLPASALGGAALLLLADSFARTVAAPAELPIGVVTALIGAPVFLFLLLGRGGTFMRNL
- a CDS encoding heme ABC transporter ATP-binding protein; this translates as MIRAENITLIRSGRRLLDGVGVDLKPGKVNVIIGPNGAGKSTLMKVLSGEMRADQGVVAYNDIDISVYKPAQLARVRAVLPQNTQLAFPFTALEIVRMGAVAQGALKPEDQARRALAKAGLRGFEQRSYNVLSGGEQQRVQFARALAQVPNPVENGEVRALFLDEPTASLDIGHQIAVLETARDFASAGGLVLAILHDLNLAAEFADQLIVMHDGRVTASGPSFETISDDTIARVYGIGGVVGRLPAAHIPYVLPQSRHR
- a CDS encoding DUF454 domain-containing protein, with the translated sequence MRLLYLCLGWLMVATGIVGAFLPVLPTTPFLLLALWFFSRSSPKLERWLLTHSKFGPPLRQWKEKGAIARKAKIAAISAMSVSYTAFWFLSDPPPLRALLVGAVMLGSGLFIITRPDPDA
- a CDS encoding transglycosylase SLT domain-containing protein — translated: MRGVFAVVLLMTVLAGCATAPSQITNACAIFEQRNGIFNNWQRDAKAAEREFGVPVPVMMATIYTESSFRPYARPPRTKLLGFIPWKRQSTAYGYAQALDGTWEVYKRETGRWSASRTDFTDAIHFVGWYHAKSRRENGIALNDPYNLYLAYYSGHAGYSKGSWRNNSGVQKAARRSANMAMRYESQLQKCGYR
- a CDS encoding ring-cleaving dioxygenase, with amino-acid sequence MIDQIKGLHHVTSMAASARQNNSFFTDTLGLRRVKKTVNFDAPDVYHLYYGDEVGTPGSVMTYFPFPHIARGRPGTGEVGTTLFSVPEGSLGYWQDRLSKAGVDGLKADEAFGNRRLHFAGPDGDGFALVEVRDDARPQWTGNGVGEDQAIRGFQGASLRLRDEGATAELLKFMGYQEVDRQDGVLRLGMPGGNGADFIDIETMPNISGAKLGAGSVHHIAFAVENREKQLEVRKALMDTGYQVTPVIDRDYFWAIYFRTPGGVLFEVATNEPGFDRDEDTAHLGEALKLPTQHAHLRSVLEEHLEPLGDEKEA
- a CDS encoding NAD(P)H-dependent oxidoreductase, which produces MRVLVLHSHPLEESYGRALFHQTCESLKKAGHDVDACNLYEERFDPVLSAHDRRVYHDVPQNADLVRSYCERLLAAEGLVICTPVWNFGFPAMLKGYFDRVWLPGVSFALQDGRLTPTLRHIRKLAAVMTYGATPMRAFLAGNPPKRIVKRVLRGQIKLGAPVRFLAHYDMNNCTAETRSAFMEKVKREMEHF
- a CDS encoding RidA family protein → MTFNPPSVRKPFGNYNHGLLVPPGASLLVTSGQLGIGLDDAVPADVSAQAELCFEAIKAILEDADMTFADVIRISGFVTKREDFAPYMAVRDRYTLDPKPVSTLIIVSGFTRPEFLVEVEVTAAKVV
- the ung gene encoding uracil-DNA glycosylase, with product MAEAGVKLEESWKRVLSPEFASPYMQKLKDFLLAEKTAGKHIFPKGPEYFRALDLTPLDEVKVVILGQDPYHGQGQAHGLCFSVQPGVRIPPSLVNIYKELQSDLGIRPVRHGFLESWARQGVLLLNSVLTVEEARAASHQGQGWEKFTDAVIRAVNDECDHVVFLLWGSYAQKKAAFVDQAKHLVLRSPHPSPLSAHNGFFGNHHFSKANEFLASHGREPIDWQLPDVAGGEKNLL
- a CDS encoding lactoylglutathione lyase; this translates as MAKLIHSMVRVLDEKRSVEFYRQAFGLEVAERAEFENFTLIYLSNAEGDFELELTVNKGREVPYALGDGYGHLAVSVADVEAEHQRFTELGLSAGKIIEADYKGAPFAKYFFICDPDGYKIEVLQRGNRFK
- a CDS encoding alpha/beta hydrolase yields the protein MGQDTYFHKARAGAAGQPLFIVLHGTGGDENQFFDFGSRLLPQATVVSPLGDVSEHGAARFFRRTGEGVYDMIDLQRATTKLADFVRANRDHYQAGPVIGLGFSNGANILANVLIEDPDLFDAAVLMHPLIPFAPKPAAAKPSRRVLLTAGERDPICPVPLTKSLETYLKAQGGSVETIWHPGGHEIRSNEIDAIRDFVAPYSA
- a CDS encoding siderophore-interacting protein, coding for MSLLSAETSVALADPLAIVNAFEDHFAEHMDMRRDGATVRFKAEYGHGSFSAEGGRFAARVNCVSENVLMSVKAMVAEHIVEFSGETGLDFRWVGHGADQRELPNLFVGKIARAYNLTPNMRRLVVSVENGIEKLVTSGMHVRLLLVPDQGRAPVWPYLSQTGAIIWPEGDDLLTRRIYTIRSGDIEGGEVHIDFVMHEGDHMPGAHFGATAKPGDVVGIIGASGVCPEADRYVFAGDETALPVMLRMAAEMPAGKKLSVYAEIDNEAERQDVVCAADVEWTWLYRRGKPAGTSGLIEQALRGHAFAENHDGQHVFVACEKSEARAAKAFLTDEVGIPKASLRSVGYWTMGASDDH